One window of the Rhodococcus sovatensis genome contains the following:
- a CDS encoding NAD-dependent succinate-semialdehyde dehydrogenase: MTTYKTVNPANGTTVKEFDTLDAQGVERALASTHAGYQTWRITSPQHRAETLRKVADIYTERADELARSISLEMGKPLAEARGEVKLSSAIYRYYADHGPALLEEEHLDVPGAAESVVQRKPIGALIGVMPWNFPYYQVARFAAPNLMLGNTILLKHAPNCPQSALLMEEIFHQAALPEDAYVNIFATNEQIADMIADPRVQGVSLTGSERAGTSVAETAGRNLKKVVLELGGSDVFIVLDTDDIDATVKSATRARLSNAGQACNAAKRILVTEPYYDEFVAKLTESFAATVTGDPLDEKTTLGPLSSQTAADNLIEQIDDAVSKGATLHTGGKKIDGPGAFVEATLLTGVTPDMRAYSEELFGPAGVVYKVKDADEAIALANDSAYGLSGSVWSTDLDNARTVAEQLDVGMAFVNEHGTTLPGLPFGGVKRSGVGRELGPWGMDEFVNKKLVRVSKK, from the coding sequence ATGACGACCTACAAGACTGTCAATCCCGCCAACGGCACGACCGTCAAGGAGTTCGACACGCTGGACGCACAAGGTGTCGAACGTGCACTTGCTTCGACGCACGCCGGCTACCAAACCTGGCGCATCACGTCGCCGCAACATCGCGCCGAGACGTTACGCAAGGTTGCCGATATCTACACCGAACGCGCCGACGAGCTCGCCCGAAGCATTTCGCTGGAGATGGGAAAGCCGCTCGCGGAGGCACGGGGTGAGGTGAAGCTGTCCTCGGCTATTTACAGGTACTACGCCGACCACGGACCGGCACTGCTCGAAGAGGAGCATCTCGACGTACCCGGCGCCGCGGAATCGGTGGTACAACGCAAACCCATCGGCGCGCTGATCGGCGTCATGCCGTGGAACTTCCCGTACTACCAGGTAGCGCGCTTCGCAGCGCCGAACCTGATGCTGGGCAACACGATTCTGCTCAAGCACGCTCCCAACTGCCCACAATCGGCGTTGCTCATGGAGGAGATCTTTCATCAGGCAGCGTTGCCCGAGGACGCGTACGTCAACATTTTCGCCACGAACGAACAGATCGCAGACATGATCGCCGATCCGCGAGTGCAGGGCGTGTCCCTGACCGGCAGCGAGCGAGCAGGCACCAGCGTCGCAGAAACAGCGGGGCGCAACCTCAAGAAGGTCGTTCTCGAGCTGGGCGGGTCCGATGTATTCATCGTTCTCGACACCGACGACATCGACGCGACCGTAAAGTCGGCAACTCGTGCACGGCTGTCCAACGCGGGACAAGCCTGCAACGCAGCCAAGCGAATTCTCGTGACTGAACCGTACTACGACGAGTTCGTCGCCAAACTGACCGAATCGTTCGCAGCCACCGTCACCGGCGACCCGCTCGACGAGAAAACCACACTCGGTCCCCTGTCCTCGCAGACTGCGGCCGACAACCTCATCGAGCAGATCGACGACGCCGTCTCCAAGGGCGCGACACTGCACACCGGCGGAAAGAAGATCGACGGTCCTGGCGCTTTCGTCGAAGCGACACTGCTGACCGGCGTAACCCCGGACATGCGGGCCTACAGTGAGGAACTGTTCGGACCGGCCGGCGTCGTCTACAAGGTGAAGGACGCCGACGAGGCCATCGCATTGGCCAACGACTCCGCCTACGGTCTCAGCGGATCGGTGTGGAGCACCGACCTCGACAACGCGAGAACCGTCGCCGAACAACTCGATGTCGGCATGGCATTCGTCAACGAACACGGCACCACACTCCCCGGTCTTCCGTTCGGTGGCGTCAAGCGTTCGGGCGTCGGCCGCGAACTCGGCCCATGGGGAATGGACGAGTTCGTCAACAAGAAGCTCGTTCGAGTGTCGAAGAAGTAG